Proteins from one Sphingopyxis terrae subsp. terrae NBRC 15098 genomic window:
- a CDS encoding ShlB/FhaC/HecB family hemolysin secretion/activation protein: MTVKGDRTGFGAALAGSVAIAALMAPAAASAQSAPPVPTREEIDRSAPPPIAPAGERVVSADDSIEHAPCPLAAPEFANVRVTLRSAEFSAAPGIDTAMLAPAWSDKVGQDLPIAVVCDIRDRAATLLRAKGYLAAVRVPPQTISDGIVRFDVLSARLARVEVRGEVIGEVTVTRTPFAFDANIQNFGSHDVGRWGGMVRARAAGLTGLGDLTTVSLYSTADFEEQQVLQLSHEMRVGGEGLRLGGSYTYAWTRPDVATLPLKSHTQIISLFAGYPLVLTQAKRIQIGGGLDIIDQDIAIGGVPLNRDRVRVFNLHIDGNWTDPASIAGRHGYTPAEPRWAFGASLEARQGVDFLGASKDCGPGGTACFLPGAVPLTRIEAKPDAFVLRANAQADWRPTPKFTLSVAPRAQWASDPLVAYEEFSGGNFTVGRGFDPGTVIGDSGVAVTTEARYGSFVPANTKALAIQPFAFFDAAWVWNKDSSFNGLNPQKLFSAGGGVRLAYGTLGRLDMTVAVPLNRPALMAQKPDPRFLLSLTTQFGVRAR; encoded by the coding sequence ATGACGGTCAAGGGCGACAGGACAGGTTTCGGTGCGGCGCTCGCCGGTTCGGTGGCGATCGCCGCCTTGATGGCGCCGGCCGCTGCATCGGCGCAAAGCGCGCCGCCAGTCCCGACGCGCGAGGAAATCGACCGCAGCGCGCCGCCGCCGATCGCCCCGGCGGGCGAGCGCGTCGTGTCGGCCGACGATAGCATCGAACACGCCCCCTGCCCGCTCGCCGCGCCCGAATTCGCCAATGTCCGGGTGACGCTGCGTAGCGCCGAATTCTCCGCCGCGCCGGGGATCGACACCGCCATGTTGGCGCCCGCCTGGTCGGACAAGGTCGGCCAGGATCTGCCGATCGCGGTCGTGTGCGACATTCGCGACCGCGCCGCGACGCTGCTGCGCGCCAAGGGCTATCTCGCCGCGGTGCGCGTCCCGCCTCAGACAATCAGCGACGGCATCGTCCGCTTTGACGTTCTCTCGGCACGCCTTGCGCGCGTCGAAGTGCGCGGCGAAGTGATCGGCGAGGTCACGGTCACGCGCACACCTTTCGCTTTCGACGCCAATATCCAGAATTTCGGATCGCACGACGTCGGCCGCTGGGGCGGCATGGTCCGCGCGCGCGCCGCCGGCCTGACCGGCTTGGGCGACCTGACGACCGTCAGCCTGTATTCGACCGCCGATTTCGAAGAGCAGCAGGTGCTGCAACTGTCGCACGAAATGCGTGTCGGCGGCGAAGGTCTGCGGCTTGGCGGCAGCTATACCTATGCATGGACGCGCCCCGATGTCGCGACGCTGCCCCTGAAATCGCATACGCAGATCATCAGCCTGTTCGCCGGCTATCCGCTCGTGCTGACGCAGGCGAAGCGAATTCAGATCGGCGGCGGGCTCGACATCATCGATCAGGACATCGCCATCGGCGGCGTCCCCCTCAACCGCGATCGCGTGCGCGTATTCAACCTTCACATAGATGGCAACTGGACCGATCCGGCATCGATCGCGGGCCGGCACGGCTACACCCCCGCCGAACCGCGCTGGGCCTTCGGCGCCTCGCTCGAAGCGCGCCAGGGCGTCGATTTCCTGGGCGCCAGCAAGGACTGCGGCCCCGGCGGCACCGCCTGCTTCCTGCCCGGCGCGGTTCCGCTGACCCGTATCGAGGCGAAACCCGACGCCTTCGTGCTGCGCGCCAACGCACAGGCCGACTGGCGACCGACCCCCAAATTCACCCTGTCGGTGGCGCCGCGCGCGCAATGGGCGAGCGATCCGCTCGTCGCCTATGAAGAATTTTCGGGCGGCAATTTCACCGTCGGACGCGGTTTCGACCCCGGCACGGTGATCGGCGACAGCGGGGTCGCGGTGACGACCGAGGCCCGCTACGGCTCGTTCGTCCCCGCCAATACCAAGGCGCTTGCCATCCAGCCCTTCGCCTTTTTCGATGCGGCATGGGTCTGGAACAAGGACAGCAGCTTCAACGGCCTGAATCCGCAAAAGCTGTTCTCCGCCGGTGGCGGCGTGCGGCTTGCCTACGGCACGCTCGGCCGGCTCGACATGACCGTCGCGGTGCCGCTGAACCGACCAGCGCTGATGGCGCAAAAGCCCGACCCGCGCTTCCTGCTGTCCCTGACGACGCAATTCGGTGTGAGGGCTCGTTGA
- a CDS encoding adenylate/guanylate cyclase domain-containing protein: MAASIAPDAAPDAMPAANGPATIPLRKRIRRLVMQLGPSRMAATILFLIVATLFARFSWDMPLVNDAERALYDARATLMAPHVAQDQRIVMITYNDETLFNTGIRSPLDRTLLARALANIDRMGAKAIGIDIAFDSPRPDDDLLKTQLRAMTTPTWLAYAEQASNPNTIFYEQQKFLQSFIADVRTGKTRPTSVLFRTDGDGVIRRWPDRPKNLPPLMANALAPVDAAHADYQGNIRFLLPARANAGQEEPVFANIPIDTFAVPMDDEMLAGLAELVRGRYVLIGGDIIDNDQFNTPMSRFVDPITGLHETMIGLEVHAHMLAQQLDGDWPAPVPGPSLWVLAILVVVAGGLTSLIDMRARWVALAFLGQLVFFVAFPFWLHRHGIDTTTLPAFGWAVGWLLGYAAVGTAARTIGSRQRAFAQSALGKYLPVDVAAQIMRDPDQLSLHGERRNIYCVFTDLEGFTKLSHAVTPETVARLLNEYLDRLSDIVLEHGGTIDKFVGDAVVAFWGAPISRPDDGARAAAAAVAMYQAGEAFRVDMAEGVPPIGMTRVGLHVGDAIVGNFGGEDRIQYTALGDSMNTASRLEAANKSLKTGVLISAEAAERSGRDDLVPMGRVTLRGRAQPVDVFTPRADLRPDQRAAIAALVAAHAAGDKKAYVTCATALAAEWGKDLSIMFLIERLNDTDKGESYVLS, encoded by the coding sequence ATGGCCGCGAGCATCGCCCCGGACGCCGCGCCCGACGCAATGCCGGCCGCCAACGGCCCGGCGACGATCCCGCTGCGCAAGCGGATCCGGCGGCTGGTCATGCAGCTCGGCCCGTCGCGGATGGCCGCGACGATCCTCTTCCTGATCGTTGCGACACTGTTCGCGCGCTTCAGCTGGGACATGCCGCTCGTCAACGATGCCGAACGCGCGCTCTACGATGCGCGCGCGACGCTGATGGCGCCGCACGTCGCGCAGGATCAGCGCATCGTAATGATTACCTACAATGACGAAACGCTGTTCAATACCGGCATCCGCTCGCCGCTCGACCGGACGCTGCTGGCGCGCGCGCTCGCCAATATCGACCGCATGGGCGCGAAAGCGATCGGCATCGATATCGCTTTCGATTCGCCGCGCCCCGACGACGATCTGCTGAAGACGCAGTTGCGCGCCATGACGACGCCGACCTGGCTCGCCTATGCCGAGCAAGCGAGCAATCCGAACACCATCTTCTACGAACAGCAGAAATTCCTGCAGTCCTTCATCGCCGACGTGCGCACCGGCAAGACCCGGCCGACGAGCGTCCTGTTCCGCACCGACGGCGACGGCGTGATCCGCCGCTGGCCCGACCGGCCAAAGAATCTGCCGCCGCTGATGGCGAATGCGCTGGCGCCGGTCGACGCTGCCCACGCCGATTATCAGGGCAATATCCGCTTCCTCCTGCCCGCCCGCGCCAATGCCGGACAGGAAGAGCCGGTCTTCGCCAATATCCCGATCGACACATTTGCGGTGCCGATGGACGATGAAATGCTCGCCGGCCTCGCCGAGCTGGTGCGCGGACGCTATGTGCTGATCGGCGGCGACATCATCGACAACGACCAGTTCAACACGCCGATGAGCCGCTTTGTCGATCCGATCACCGGGCTTCACGAAACGATGATCGGGCTCGAAGTTCATGCGCATATGCTGGCGCAGCAGCTCGACGGCGACTGGCCGGCGCCGGTGCCGGGCCCGTCGCTGTGGGTGCTGGCCATCCTCGTTGTCGTCGCCGGGGGACTGACCAGCCTGATCGACATGCGTGCGCGCTGGGTCGCGCTTGCCTTTCTGGGGCAGCTTGTCTTCTTCGTCGCCTTCCCTTTCTGGTTGCATCGCCACGGCATCGACACGACGACCCTGCCCGCCTTCGGCTGGGCGGTCGGATGGCTGCTCGGCTATGCGGCGGTCGGCACGGCGGCGCGCACGATCGGCTCGCGTCAGCGCGCCTTCGCGCAGTCGGCGCTCGGCAAATATCTGCCTGTCGATGTCGCCGCGCAGATCATGCGCGATCCCGACCAGCTCTCGCTGCACGGCGAACGGCGCAACATCTATTGCGTCTTTACCGACCTCGAAGGCTTTACCAAGCTCAGCCATGCGGTGACGCCGGAGACGGTGGCGCGGCTGCTCAACGAATATCTCGACCGTCTGTCGGACATCGTCCTCGAACATGGCGGGACGATCGACAAGTTCGTCGGCGACGCGGTCGTCGCCTTCTGGGGGGCGCCGATCAGTCGCCCCGACGATGGTGCGCGCGCCGCGGCGGCGGCGGTCGCCATGTACCAGGCGGGCGAAGCCTTTCGCGTCGACATGGCGGAGGGCGTGCCGCCGATCGGCATGACGCGCGTCGGCCTGCATGTCGGCGACGCGATCGTCGGCAATTTCGGCGGCGAGGACCGCATCCAATATACCGCGCTCGGCGACAGCATGAACACCGCCTCGCGGCTGGAGGCGGCGAACAAGAGCCTGAAGACCGGCGTCCTCATCTCGGCCGAAGCCGCCGAGCGTTCGGGGCGCGACGATCTGGTGCCGATGGGCCGGGTGACACTGCGCGGGCGAGCGCAGCCGGTCGACGTCTTTACCCCGCGCGCCGACCTTCGCCCCGATCAGCGCGCCGCGATCGCCGCGCTGGTTGCCGCGCACGCGGCAGGCGATAAAAAGGCCTATGTGACCTGCGCCACAGCATTGGCGGCCGAATGGGGTAAGGATTTATCCATCATGTTCCTGATCGAACGCCTGAACGATACCGACAAGGGAGAAAGCTATGTCCTTTCCTGA